The Labrus mixtus chromosome 21, fLabMix1.1, whole genome shotgun sequence nucleotide sequence GTGTTTGCTGCAGAGAACATATTGCACAATCATTTGATAAAACGCATAACATACAtgtactttttgtatatttaggATTTTCATTTTGATGGTCAGTTGGGGAGAGGATGTTATTCTGTCTCTGATCACTGTGTGGTTCAAGTGCACTGTGAGTCATATTTAACACACACTTTTGTTGTAACAAGGTGATTTAAAGATATTCCACTACAAACTAGCACTGCAGGATTTGTGTGAAACGATCAAGTACAGTCTTTTCTGAGAGCTTTTTGGAAGAGAATCCAGTACCTGTCGTGCATGCAGACATTCTTCTATAGAGAAAATCTACCTACATTAACTGTGAAGTCCATTGGTGAATATATTTCCTATTAAAACTAACCAACACCATTCCCTACTCTGTCTATGTTTTAGTTAAAGAAGTTGCACTTTCCTGAAAGTGCCTAATTGTAGAAAAGCAGATGTATGTACTTATGGTGTTGAAAAAGATATATTAACAATAAATCCAACATTTGCATTTGAATCGTCTTGCTCTGTTTGAGTACTTATTTGAAGTGTTATTATTTGTTGCCCTTGTTTTTGGGCTCTGGAGAATCACTGTTGTGCTGATGCGTGATTCCTTTCACGTGCAGTTCAAGTTGTCCTGACACAATCATCATCTGCTCTTTGATCTCTTTCTCTATCAGTGCCTTCAGCTCCCATTTTGAACCTGGAATTGAGAAAATAAAGCCGTAACAATCACCATTGGAGGTGAATTTGACTTGAGTAATGTATTCCCTCActcctttttaaatatgtgatctTACCCAGTGTGGTGTCCTTCGGTTCTGCAGTGGTTGTCTCCTGCGTATCTGAGGAGCTGTCTGTCTTTGGTTCAACTTCTGCCTCTGCTCCAagcacattttcaacatcagaTGGAAGAAAAGTAGTAATATTGTAATCTAAATGCCAagattatactttttttttttttccacataacATCAAATTGAAGAAGGTCGTTAAAGTTTTACACTGCAAGGATTTTGAAAgatgtttttctaacacaaaatttatattttttcagtaAATTTGACATTACTCTTATTGTATTCCGTTGCATGGGGAAAAAAGAATAGTGGATTTTCCCATGTCATCAAACCTTATGATACCCTGTAATCTTAACCTGGAGAAGAAGAATCCTCCACAGTAGGTTCATCGTGGTTTGGGCTCACAGAGTAAGTCAAAGACAAATCAAGTTTTAcctttgaaaataaattcacaGAGTTCTTCATTACTCTCTCTGTATTATTCACAGGtataaattaaaagtaaaacaaatgctAGCAGAAATTGCTTGAACAATTAGAGCAGAGTTTCTTTTTAAACGTACCTGTGGTGTAAAGATATATTTATAGAGTTTGTAGTACCTCACGTAGCTTTCATAGAAGTACTTCAAGATAGAGCTCCCCTCCTCAGGGCCGAAGAGGTTGATACTATAAGGAGGTCGCTGAAGTGGGCAAATACACAGAACATGACTTATATGTGATGTATGCATAATAAATGATgtgaggaaaaaacagaaactatttGTATAACAGACCCTGACTGAGTGACAGAGAAGTAGCTCCTTGCAGTATTTGAAGCTCTGGTCTATGTTGTTGAGCGGAGTCTCTGCaagaaaacagcacaaacagtTTAGCTAAATAATTGGCGAACAATTAAACAAGTTGTTTGGGAAAAAAACTGTTATATTTGTCCAGCAACAGAAGGTGGGACCTCTAACTACTTGACAGTGATGATAATGTGACTTTACTTACCTATGTTAGCCTCATGAACAGACTTCATGATGGACAAGAGAGCAGAGGTTTGTTCTTTGTTGAACCTGCTCTCTCTGCAAAAAAGCACAGTGTGGACATACAACTCGAGCAGAACTCCTCTTTTCGGTTCAGGGAGGTCAACTCCAAGCACACTGCATAAAGTACTAACACAGGAGAGGGTAGGAGAGTCATATATAAGCTCTGTGTGTGATTCTGTTTAAGAAgagatatttatatataatgtGGTCATTAAAAAGGTGCAGAAACCTCTCCAGTTCAGGAAGGGAGTGCATCTTATCTATCTGCTCCATGTCATGGTAGCTTACATCTGTCCTGAAACCACCCAGAAAATATATTCAAGGCCAGATATCATACTTAGTCAAGACATAGAAAAGCGGCAAGTATCAAAATGGAAATGACCTCTCTCACCATAGCATCACTTCAGCTTTCAGGGCCCGAGGTACCTACAGAAAAACAATGCTTGTTTTACAACTAAGGTAACATGTTTAAATGCTAGGCTAAGAGGTAGCAAGTGTTATGTAGCCTATATTTTTAGTAGGCCTATGATAAAGTTAATACATAATACTTTATATGGGCTACGTAAAAAAatacgtaatatttacagtctatggtaaaaacacaacttgGTTTTGTGAATCGTACCAAATTTGTAACCTACCTTCACTGGCGTATCCATTTCTATGAATCGAGCAAACAGCAGAAGTTCACAGCTGAAAACCAAGTGTTTATCTATTTCATTTAACCTGTCGAAATCATGACGTTAAAAAGACAATAGTTATGATTTATCTTTCAAGCTTTGAAAAGTGTTATGCCAAACCTTACATTGACCAAAACTGACTTCAGTCACTTCGTGTTTGGCTTCCTCACTTGTATCATAGCAACAGTGTAGACCCGCCCCTTTTTCCTGTTCAGCGCATTGTACACTATGATTGTACATCATTCTGTGCAGCATTTATAGAGCCtacaatacaaaataatcaataaacTAATGTATACTCATCATGTAGGATAACtcagcaacacacacatttaatttgaatatcTGAACTCTTCATTTGAACACCTATAagcactgaaaaacaaaaacacaccatcCTAAAATATACTAAGGCCTAACTTACAAGGAGGCAAGCTCTGCTATGCAGACGTATTGATAATAGTTACATGAATGATTACATTTATGTGATCAAAGACCCAGGGATATCAGCTTGGCTATTTTGAATTTATCCATCATTAGCCTATGCACTGGAAGGGTAGCGGTATCCATGGCAACGAGATAAACCGGGATGAGCGGCCCATCGATACGagcgtttgtttttgtttttattttcttgaggAACACTTAttgctcattttaaagtcacacTTTTGTGTGCTAATTTTAaaggcatacatttttttaaaatcttcctGCCCGAAGATTTATGGCAACTTCTGGTGACCGTGGCGACTTCGCCTTCTCACGTCTTGGTAAGTGATGCAGACGACTTGGTGAATGTAGTGACAGGAGCATGGCATCACTTTCCTCTTTCTATTGTCTCACGTTTCAACTGTAACAAATGAGGCCGTAGCATCTCCATAAAGCAGTCATGGAAAGCTGGCCTTACTCTCGAGACTACTTGTCTGCACTGGCTGAGCTGTGCGGCGCAGTTTAAGAACATTATCCCCTTTTAATCCACTTTGCCTTCTGCTGCATGCAGGTGGATAGACTGTCAGATGGAGCAGGGTGCCGCAATCACACACCCGCTAACATATTTAATTGCGCTTTTATTTCTCAAACAGAACCATTTCTTGCATCTCGTTTGACTGGATTTCACCagttgttttaaatatattcagtttTCTACTTATTCCTTTGAATTGATCAGAGAGTAATTTTCCAGACATGGAGGAGCCTGATATACGACAACAGAAGCTGGACAACCAGGTAAATAAACAAGGATTTTGAGTATTGGATGTTATTTGCACAAGAAATAGACTAGATTATTAGATATTTTTGTAACTGCTCTTATAATTATCAAGCATTTCAAATTCTATTAGATCAAGCAGACCGGGGTTTAAAGCTGTTATTTTATTAGGACAATAGATGATCAAATCCCTAAGCAGTGGAGAATAGCATGaaacttctttttctttaattaggTCACAAGTGTTTAAAACTGAGCCTTCTTGAGCCtaataaggtcaatgtgtgtcAGAACCACCTGCTGTTAGGAAGTCAGTCTGCTTTCTGCTGAAGTAGCCTATATGAATACCTTCTACTTATAACCAGAAGGATAAGATCTAAGTGCTAATAGTGGCTTTTGCAATCTTAAGGCCCACATCATGTGCGTCAtgtttttttgctgtaaaacaTATAATCTGGTATGGAGGGGACTCAAACTGTATAAACATGAGCTTAAACATAATAGTACTATAAACTTAAATGAATACTTTCCAAATTAACATTAAATAGCCTAATCTCCCTTTTATGTTAAATAACGGGATACCATATTGGTGAGTTTTTTCAAATATAATATAGGCCTACagtatgaataaaacaaacactatATCATCATATTTTGTGAAATTCCCCTCTTACACTTCTGCACAGCCGGTTACCTATCATACAATATGCTGTGAACAAATATGACCTGAGAGTGGAAATATTACATattgaacatgtaaaaaaagtgactttttttctAGCTTGAGCTTAAGTTTGCTGGATACAGAATTAGAGTATTGATGTGTGTCATTATCTCTACATTTAATGATGAGTTCTGATACATAATTCATCCACAGCGCACCCTTCTGATGAAAAAGCAACAGAAGAAGAGGGCTGATTCTCAGATGGTGGTAGCAAATCGAGATGCTCGACAAaagaacaggaaacaaaaagctGCCCGCTCTGATGAAACCCCCCTGCTCATCAGCCAATCCCTGAGCAACACTTCCCTGACCGGTGAGTATGAGAGTGATTCATTATCCTATCCCCTCTGTGTCTTACAATATGTCTTTTCTAAGTccttgaatatttttttcttgtagaTCAAGTTGAACATGCCCATGATAACCCATTGGATGAGATCACGCTGGGTGAATGCGACATCACAGCGAGCCCGCCAGTAGATGGGCTGCCTTCAGAAAAGCTTGTCTCtccaaagaaaatgaatttgGAGGTGGAAGAGCCGGAGGTGAAGAGTGGGGTGGAGAATGATGCTCAAACACaggggacaaaaacaaagaagaaagaagtgaaaaaagaaaaggccaaaCGTAAGTCAAAGTATTGTAAagctgtctgttttttaattactttttgtgCGTATGAAAATGGCAAGATTACATTTACCCTTAAAGTCCCTACAGATCTCAGTCtcagcatgtgtttgtgcataatGTGTGTTGTCTTAAAATTATCACATTGAATGAAGTGATTCATCGGGAATTCAATTCTTTTTCAGAGATCGAACAGATTgaggaaaaagagacagaaaaagactgcaaggagaaaaaaactaagaaaaaagaaaaagtgaaggaACCTGGCGACCAACAGAAGACGAGCAAGACGACAAAACAAGAGCGCAAAAGTACAACCATGATCAATGTTTATCTTTAACATGCATCCACCTCACATTCATTTGAATTTGTACACGTAATaataaatgttcttcttttttcagagaagCACTTAAATGAGTCTTCAAACCAGGAGGCAGAGGTGGAGGCATCAAGCAGTTCAAAGGAGAACAAACAGGACGGAAGTGACGATGAAGAGGAACAAGGGTCCCGGAAGCTAGTCCCTCAATCGCCTAAGAGGAAGAAACAACTTAACACAAGTAAGGGGAAATCAGTGTATCATCAGCAGCACTGTGAAGCTGCTGTGAACGAAGAATAATGTTtgcttgtgtcttttttttcccccagcccGGTGCCAAATAAGTGATGAGAGCAAAGACGAAGACTTCgagggaaaggagaagaaggaaaagaaagcaaacaaatcaGAGAAAAATGCACAGAGTCTAGCGTCTCTTAACTCCAACTACAGAGAGAATTCATCCTCAGGGAGTGAATCTTATGAAAGGGTGAgacattgaaaaaaataatgcaagCTGTTTAGTttattgtacaaaaaaataatgaatttgtCACAGAGATGACAGAATTTGCTGAAGTGCTTCTCACTCTTTCTTATTAAAGTCAACATCTCCAATGTCAGTGGAAGATCTGGAGAAGTTTGCTTTGCGCCCGGCCCCCAGAGACATGACAATCCAGTGCAGGGTCACCAGGGACCGGAGGGGCATGGAGAAGGGCATTTACCCTACATACTACCTGCACATGGAGAAGGAGGACGGCAAGAGGGTTGGTACTTTTACAAAACATCATTCATCTTTGTGTAACATGGATTTTTAGCCCTGAAGAAATGACCCTATTTTCTTTACCTTTCATATGTCTTCCAAAATTCTCTTCATTCTCCGTCTAATATCTGAAccaacatttaatttttttgcacCATCAAGGTGTTTCTAATGGCgggcagaaaaagaaaaaagtgcaaaaCGTCCAACTATCTCATCTCCACTGATGCAACAGATCTGTCCAGAGACACAAACTGCTACATAGGAAAACTGAGGTACAACTCTCTCTTATGTCTTACcagtaaaataacaataaatcaCTTCTTTTTAATGAAGACCATGTtggtgcttctttttttttttttttaaatacacagcTTCTCTTTGAGGCAAATTCTCTGATGTCTCATTGTTAAAACCCCTTAGGTCATGTTTCATAAAACATTATCGTCACACTAAACAGGTGACATTATGACTCATGATAGCAGGGAACAAACTGTTGTAGTGTAAAAACACTAACAGAGGCTTTGTCCCATGTGAGTGCCTCAGTAAGCCGTACTAATTAGGCAGCATGCTTAATACCAACACCAGTTGTCACTAAAACAAGGGAATTGGAATGAAGCCATCATTAATAGTATTAACGTCACCTCACAGGTGCAGTTAGTCACACACCTTCCCTTAAATCAGCAGActacggagaaaaaaaaaaagaaaaactagaGATGCTCTATATGTTCGCCCCTCCGGTTGTTAACTCTTTTTGTGCCATAATTAGATTAATTTAAATATCCAGGCcccatttttacttttacattttactccCAGATGTACACAAAGCTGCATTGTACATGCACAGTGAAATATTTCCATATTACATTTGTTCTCCAGAATTAATTATAATACTACACCTATATGTTTGATGATGCAGAGAATTATGGGAAATGAGAATTTATTGCAAGTACAGGGAGAAGAAATAATGAAGAAGGGTTCACTATAATGGCTCTAAATCAGTGGttttcaactggtgggtcagaaCCCAAAAGTGTCCCAGAGCCTTTTTCAATGGGTTTTGATTTTGTGCCTgagtaaaaaatgtgtcataaagtctatgaagcacttttaaaacacatttgtttcttttttctgtcccatgttttgtaccgtctgaggtccaaacgtCAAAAAGATGCTCTTAATAAACATGGACAAACATTTCCCatctttattttacatgtttaatcCCCTCAACAACCCCTTCATGTGTCATAATTTTATATGGATCTGAATGCACCCAAACACTGTTGCTGTTGTCTTCTCTCACCTTGATCTGAAATAGCTGCTCTCCGATCATGTATCTGATAAGACTCTTTTGTTTCAGGTCCAATGTTCTGGGTACAAAGTTCACGGTCTATGATGGCGGTGAAAACCCTGAGAAAAAACCTTTCGTCAAAGAGTGTGAAACAGTGCGGCAAGAACTGGCAGCAATTTGCTATGTAAGTTCAGACGTCATGAACctccattttcacattttttcacatgttttgttgAAACCAGAATGGTAGATATACATGGCTATTTCAATAGGTAGTAGCCATGCACTAAAATCAGTTTTATTGTCAAATGTGTCATTTAAATGGAGCCTACTTTACTAAATTAACATCATGCTCAGTTGATAAAGACTGATTGagattgaacatttaaaaagtcttaaaataaatcttaactgAGGTAACATACCAGCTGAGAAGTGGGTGAAGTTTCTTATTATTTGGTTAAAATCTTCTTTTGCAGCCAGTGCAGtggccccctgctggtcatgaGAAGTAATGCAGGTTCAAGGCATTTCACATTGTCTTCACTTTTCAAACCAAGAGCCATGGTCCACTTGTCTTATATCAGCGCTGCACTTGTATAACACTGTATATAAAGACAAACCCtgtgcaaaaaaatgttttgtgctgCAGGAGACGAATGTGCTGGGCTTTAAAGGTCCAAGAAAAATGACTGTGATCATCCCTGGTATGTTGGAGAACGACGAAAGAGTGTCCATTCATCCAAAAAATGTACGTCTGCAACAAAAgccttcaattaaaaaaaacagtttttgatgTAGATTTGGTGTGAAATAGATCAGAGGACCTGACTTCTCTCATGACTCTATTGAAGGAACTTGAGACTCTATTGGTCCGCCATGCCAACAACAACACGGAGAAACTGGTCACACTGGTGAACAAATCCCCGAGCTGGAACGAACAGACCCAGTCGTATGTGCTTAACTTCCATGGACGTGTCACCCA carries:
- the cfap119 gene encoding coiled-coil domain-containing protein 189, which produces MDTPVKVPRALKAEVMLWTDVSYHDMEQIDKMHSLPELESTLCSVLGVDLPEPKRGVLLELYVHTVLFCRESRFNKEQTSALLSIMKSVHEANIETPLNNIDQSFKYCKELLLCHSVRRPPYSINLFGPEEGSSILKYFYESYVRYYKLYKYIFTPQVKLDLSLTYSVSPNHDEPTVEDSSSPEAEVEPKTDSSSDTQETTTAEPKDTTLGSKWELKALIEKEIKEQMMIVSGQLELHVKGITHQHNSDSPEPKNKGNK
- the si:dkey-220f10.4 gene encoding tubby protein homolog, whose translation is MEEPDIRQQKLDNQRTLLMKKQQKKRADSQMVVANRDARQKNRKQKAARSDETPLLISQSLSNTSLTDQVEHAHDNPLDEITLGECDITASPPVDGLPSEKLVSPKKMNLEVEEPEVKSGVENDAQTQGTKTKKKEVKKEKAKQIEQIEEKETEKDCKEKKTKKKEKVKEPGDQQKTSKTTKQERKKKHLNESSNQEAEVEASSSSKENKQDGSDDEEEQGSRKLVPQSPKRKKQLNTTRCQISDESKDEDFEGKEKKEKKANKSEKNAQSLASLNSNYRENSSSGSESYERSTSPMSVEDLEKFALRPAPRDMTIQCRVTRDRRGMEKGIYPTYYLHMEKEDGKRVFLMAGRKRKKCKTSNYLISTDATDLSRDTNCYIGKLRSNVLGTKFTVYDGGENPEKKPFVKECETVRQELAAICYETNVLGFKGPRKMTVIIPGMLENDERVSIHPKNELETLLVRHANNNTEKLVTLVNKSPSWNEQTQSYVLNFHGRVTQASVKNFQIIHPDNEDYIVMQFGRVAEDVFSMDYSFPLCALQAFTITLSSFDGKLACE